A window of the Candidatus Tisiphia endosymbiont of Dascillus cervinus genome harbors these coding sequences:
- a CDS encoding SIMPL domain-containing protein (The SIMPL domain is named for its presence in mouse protein SIMPL (signalling molecule that associates with mouse pelle-like kinase). Bacterial member BP26, from Brucella, was shown to assemble into a channel-like structure, while YggE from E. coli has been associated with resistance to oxidative stress.) yields MWRGTQVLSLKSKSSEALLTLIGKLQNEGLLIQSLNYTLSNEKREVIRDYMIEAAIAKLKQRATRVAKALGKEYDGFTMINVDPETRRMPVPRLMMVLPVNANDSAVNMPVAEPSTSEVTITVSATALLKYGSVLGNKR; encoded by the coding sequence ATGTGGCGTGGTACTCAGGTATTATCACTGAAAAGCAAATCATCTGAGGCTTTATTGACATTAATTGGAAAATTACAGAATGAAGGGCTGTTAATACAAAGTTTAAATTATACTCTTTCTAATGAAAAAAGAGAAGTCATCCGAGATTATATGATAGAAGCTGCTATTGCAAAACTAAAGCAACGAGCTACACGTGTAGCTAAAGCTCTTGGTAAAGAATACGATGGATTTACTATGATAAATGTTGATCCTGAAACAAGGAGAATGCCAGTGCCTAGATTGATGATGGTATTACCTGTAAATGCTAATGATAGTGCGGTTAATATGCCAGTTGCAGAACCAAGCACAAGTGAGGTAACTATAACTGTTTCCGCTACTGCTTTGCTTAAATACGGCTCAGTGTTAGGAAACAAGCGATAA